A DNA window from Candidatus Acidiferrales bacterium contains the following coding sequences:
- a CDS encoding PIG-L family deacetylase encodes MRAKNFFKDDRIVSYFVFLLVTGVISSSATSKTGITYRSEPVQQGSGFVLMCLSAHPDDENGATLAYYTHIKNVKAYSIFYTRGEGGQNVIGSELYKELAEMRTEETLAASKVLGTQVYFLNFPDFGFSKTAKETFRMWGGKDSVLSRIVYMIRSLRPDVIITNHDTITTLPDRQHGNHQAVGITAYEAFEKAADPTYHPEQLRHGVTVWQVKKLFFRVLRETELKKDSLVTIPVDTKYDNETIQQVAWDALKKHRTQGMDQLDFVNLPTVFRKSVYELVRSYKKYPYDPHDLFSGILPSERKTFPVPSIFTSDLKPFSFYVSPKYSLLSSVNPHGRNRSYDLETFNRTNAPLPITLYVYFGRHNIMIKRFVLPNSERYHLKVTLKLPETKRADDSLIFAALPHPRRRSSGLRFQRDVAVLRRVRAKYDTSDNIGLVNTYDNTLQETLDAFGIRYQVLDSSSLAAENLTKFTSIVLDIRAYLYRHDLVEYNDRILDYVNNGGNVVCFYNRPPEWNGHAFAPYPINITKERVTEETQPVTVLDPSNKLFHSPNQILPSDWNGWVQERNIYLPDGDTTKTSGKYERLLAMSDEDETVPSTSLLQAKYGKGTYTYTSLALYRQVKILNEGGMKLLFNLISQPRNGN; translated from the coding sequence ATGAGAGCGAAGAATTTCTTCAAAGACGACCGAATAGTCAGTTACTTTGTGTTCCTGCTTGTCACCGGAGTCATTTCGTCTTCTGCGACAAGCAAGACCGGGATTACGTACCGATCAGAACCCGTACAACAAGGTTCCGGCTTCGTGCTCATGTGCCTGTCCGCTCATCCCGACGACGAAAATGGTGCGACTCTTGCATATTACACTCACATCAAAAATGTAAAGGCGTACAGCATCTTTTACACCCGCGGTGAAGGCGGGCAAAACGTAATCGGTTCCGAGCTTTACAAAGAACTCGCAGAAATGCGTACGGAAGAGACTCTCGCCGCGTCAAAAGTCTTGGGAACACAGGTTTATTTTTTGAACTTCCCCGATTTCGGTTTTTCAAAGACGGCAAAGGAAACTTTTCGCATGTGGGGCGGGAAAGATTCCGTGCTTTCCAGAATCGTTTACATGATACGCTCATTGAGGCCGGATGTGATTATAACAAATCACGATACAATTACGACATTGCCGGACCGGCAGCACGGGAACCATCAAGCCGTCGGCATCACTGCGTACGAAGCCTTCGAGAAAGCAGCTGACCCGACGTACCATCCGGAGCAACTCCGGCACGGAGTAACTGTTTGGCAAGTGAAAAAATTATTTTTCCGTGTGCTGAGAGAAACCGAACTGAAAAAAGATTCACTTGTGACTATTCCTGTCGATACGAAATATGACAACGAGACCATTCAACAAGTCGCGTGGGATGCATTGAAGAAACATCGCACGCAAGGAATGGATCAATTGGACTTTGTCAACCTGCCGACGGTCTTTAGAAAGTCGGTTTATGAGCTGGTACGCAGTTATAAGAAATATCCGTACGATCCACACGATTTATTTTCAGGGATACTGCCATCCGAAAGAAAAACATTCCCGGTTCCGAGCATTTTTACTTCCGATCTGAAGCCGTTTTCCTTTTACGTCTCACCGAAATATTCTCTGTTGTCAAGCGTCAATCCTCATGGCAGGAATAGGTCGTATGATTTGGAGACCTTCAATCGCACTAACGCCCCGCTTCCGATAACTCTATATGTCTACTTCGGCAGGCATAACATAATGATAAAGCGTTTTGTCCTTCCTAACTCGGAAAGATATCATCTTAAGGTGACACTGAAACTTCCTGAAACCAAAAGGGCAGACGACTCACTCATCTTTGCTGCCTTACCTCATCCTAGACGAAGGTCGTCCGGATTAAGGTTCCAAAGGGACGTCGCCGTCCTCAGACGGGTCAGAGCAAAATATGACACCTCGGACAATATCGGGCTCGTGAATACTTACGACAACACTCTGCAGGAAACTCTCGATGCCTTCGGTATAAGATATCAAGTCCTGGACTCTTCCAGCCTGGCAGCAGAAAACCTAACCAAATTCACGTCGATAGTCCTCGACATACGCGCATATCTCTATCGGCATGACCTTGTTGAATACAACGATAGGATTCTCGACTACGTGAACAATGGAGGGAATGTCGTGTGCTTCTACAACAGACCCCCCGAATGGAACGGACACGCCTTTGCTCCTTATCCGATCAATATCACGAAAGAGCGAGTGACCGAAGAGACACAGCCGGTTACAGTTTTGGATCCCTCGAATAAACTGTTCCATTCGCCAAACCAGATCCTCCCTTCCGATTGGAACGGATGGGTGCAGGAAAGAAATATTTATCTGCCCGACGGAGACACGACGAAAACCTCCGGCAAATATGAACGGCTTCTTGCGATGAGCGACGAGGATGAAACAGTGCCGTCAACCTCTCTCCTCCAGGCAAAATATGGGAAGGGAACTTATACTTATACCTCGCTTGCACTTTACAGACAGGTAAAAATATTAAACGAGGGCGGGATGAAATTGTTGTTCAATCTAATATCGCAGCCTAGAAATGGCAACTAG
- a CDS encoding TIM-barrel domain-containing protein: MSRFKLMPPKMANKIFFFFLMALVSPSRAQTYLGDFRSFVVSGRTIMVQADTSAVKFIFYKPNIVRVDFMPSLTTTFDTSLVVIVDTTIPANYFVADSDSTFTIKSSSLQIVCRKFPLRVGFYSAGGESLVKEPASGGAGSSKSKRIANFFVKPSEHFYGTGERGMSLDLRGQAFDNYNEQHGGYGSPVPPTMNVNIPFMISSGNYGIYFDDTYRGHFDVGNSNPNVFTYTADGGELSYYFICDSTMKDVLADYTWLTGRPPLLPRWAYGYIQSKYGYRNDTDASQMIQRMRNDSIPCDAIVLDLYWFQNMGDLSWNTGSWPNPNQTTENFLSQGFKTIVITEPYITQPSLNFSEANNLGYLAKSSADQSYILGNWWSCGCNAGLLDITNPAARAWWWGKYNSIFQTGVSGLWTDLGEPERDYGDMKFYTGSDSMVHNIYDFLWAKTLFEGFNNSFSNLRMFNLTRSGYAGIQRFGVVTWSGDVSKTFGGLAVQLPLLLNMGMSGIVYHNSDIGGFDNGSTTPELYARWMEFGAFCPVMRAHGYDGDNGTEPWSFGTQTEEIVRNIIKLRYCLLPYNYTAANEAYTTGMPMARPLVLEYSNDPNVYNESSAYLWGDDFLVAPVVQSGQTTQMLYLPQGKWVEYWTDKVYNGGTTVTTSAPLNEVPLFVKAGSIIPMQPAVNYVDEFPSDTMDLAIYPDPDNASTFSLYEDDGKTLAYQKGAFATTHFSEAITDGSRTMEITVGSSIGDYNGKPADRVYVCAIHKASNVPADVRFFNVSSGANYRLDLLVSRGSLDAVPSGYFYDTLSQVLYVKIPANADSTYSVLIDSVDITGIRKNPSPASGYELEQNYPNPFNPTTAIGYQISSAAGERITLKVYDVLGREIKTLVNEVEKKGRYVVEFDGSALSSGVYFYRLSAEHFVRTKAMVLLK, from the coding sequence ATGTCAAGATTCAAGCTGATGCCCCCAAAAATGGCGAACAAAATCTTTTTCTTTTTCTTGATGGCACTGGTGAGTCCTTCCCGTGCGCAGACCTATCTCGGGGACTTTAGATCTTTTGTCGTTTCAGGCCGAACCATCATGGTACAGGCGGATACTTCCGCCGTGAAGTTCATATTCTATAAGCCCAACATAGTTCGAGTCGATTTCATGCCGAGCCTGACGACTACATTTGATACTTCACTCGTAGTTATCGTGGATACTACCATACCAGCGAACTATTTTGTCGCAGATAGTGATTCAACCTTTACGATAAAGAGTTCTTCTTTACAAATCGTGTGTCGAAAATTTCCTCTTCGGGTTGGGTTTTATTCGGCAGGCGGAGAGTCTTTGGTCAAAGAACCAGCCTCAGGTGGAGCGGGTTCCTCTAAGTCAAAGAGGATTGCGAATTTTTTCGTGAAGCCATCCGAGCACTTTTATGGTACGGGCGAGCGGGGGATGAGCCTCGACCTTCGGGGCCAGGCATTCGACAATTACAATGAACAGCATGGTGGTTACGGGTCGCCGGTTCCCCCGACAATGAATGTGAACATCCCGTTTATGATTTCAAGCGGCAACTATGGGATTTATTTTGATGACACATATAGGGGACATTTCGACGTCGGCAATTCGAACCCAAATGTTTTTACGTATACTGCCGACGGCGGGGAACTTTCCTATTACTTCATCTGCGATTCCACAATGAAGGACGTGCTGGCCGATTACACATGGCTTACCGGTCGACCGCCGCTTCTTCCCAGATGGGCTTACGGCTACATCCAATCGAAGTACGGTTACAGGAATGATACGGATGCATCTCAGATGATCCAGCGAATGAGAAATGACAGCATTCCGTGCGACGCGATAGTGCTGGATTTATACTGGTTTCAAAACATGGGAGACTTATCATGGAACACCGGTTCGTGGCCAAATCCAAATCAAACAACTGAAAACTTCTTGTCCCAGGGGTTTAAAACTATTGTCATCACGGAGCCTTATATCACACAGCCTTCGTTGAATTTTTCAGAGGCAAATAATCTCGGCTACCTTGCAAAGAGTTCCGCCGATCAAAGCTACATTTTGGGCAACTGGTGGTCATGCGGCTGCAACGCGGGTCTGCTCGATATAACAAACCCCGCGGCCCGGGCTTGGTGGTGGGGAAAATACAACTCGATTTTTCAGACGGGAGTGTCCGGGCTCTGGACGGACCTTGGTGAACCCGAGAGAGATTATGGCGATATGAAATTTTACACCGGATCGGATTCCATGGTTCACAATATCTACGATTTTCTCTGGGCCAAGACTTTGTTTGAAGGGTTTAATAACTCATTTTCAAATCTGCGCATGTTCAATCTTACTCGTTCGGGATATGCCGGGATTCAGAGATTTGGTGTTGTAACATGGTCGGGCGATGTCTCAAAGACTTTCGGCGGGCTTGCTGTGCAGCTTCCGCTCCTCCTAAACATGGGCATGTCAGGAATTGTTTATCACAATTCGGACATCGGAGGATTTGATAACGGAAGTACGACTCCGGAGCTATATGCCCGCTGGATGGAATTCGGTGCCTTCTGTCCGGTGATGAGGGCGCACGGATACGATGGCGATAATGGTACAGAGCCATGGTCATTCGGAACCCAAACGGAAGAAATAGTTAGAAACATCATAAAGCTCCGCTATTGCCTTCTCCCCTATAACTACACCGCGGCGAATGAAGCCTACACGACGGGAATGCCGATGGCACGGCCGCTCGTTCTCGAGTATTCCAACGATCCGAATGTTTATAACGAAAGCTCTGCTTACTTATGGGGAGACGATTTTCTTGTTGCGCCTGTGGTTCAATCCGGACAAACAACACAGATGCTTTATTTGCCTCAAGGGAAATGGGTGGAGTACTGGACAGATAAAGTTTATAACGGGGGCACAACCGTCACAACAAGCGCTCCATTGAATGAAGTGCCGCTGTTTGTGAAAGCAGGAAGCATCATACCGATGCAGCCGGCGGTAAACTATGTTGATGAGTTTCCGTCCGACACCATGGATCTTGCGATTTACCCTGATCCTGATAACGCTTCAACATTCTCTCTCTACGAAGATGATGGGAAAACTCTGGCTTACCAAAAGGGTGCGTTTGCGACGACCCATTTCAGCGAAGCGATAACGGATGGCAGCCGCACCATGGAGATAACTGTAGGCAGTTCTATCGGGGACTACAATGGCAAGCCGGCAGATCGCGTTTATGTGTGCGCGATACACAAGGCATCTAATGTCCCTGCCGATGTGCGGTTCTTTAATGTGTCGTCTGGAGCGAATTACAGATTGGACCTGCTCGTCTCCAGAGGTTCTTTGGATGCCGTTCCTTCCGGGTATTTCTATGATACGTTGTCCCAGGTTTTATATGTGAAGATTCCTGCTAATGCCGACAGTACGTACTCTGTCTTAATCGACAGCGTCGACATAACCGGCATAAGGAAAAATCCGAGCCCAGCATCGGGCTATGAGCTTGAACAGAATTATCCTAATCCATTCAATCCTACTACGGCGATCGGGTACCAGATTTCATCAGCCGCGGGCGAACGTATTACTCTGAAAGTTTACGATGTGCTTGGAAGAGAAATAAAGACTCTTGTAAATGAAGTTGAGAAGAAGGGAAGATACGTTGTGGAGTTCGATGGTAGCGCGCTTTCGAGCGGAGTTTATTTTTACAGGCTGAGCGCGGAACACTTCGTCCGGACAAAAGCGATGGTTTTGTTGAAATAG
- a CDS encoding carboxypeptidase regulatory-like domain-containing protein, with translation MVKHYLSLLKLIVLIVIVSMAGCSKNSSTPLSPSGQTTQPKGTITGLIRNWVTNEPVPLAKVSIGYDGTVQSTTSDSAGQFSFSGVPAGQYQVAGAGAIFSGSYTVTISMAKYNSSQKDSTKKYRDYYYRTATISFTSLIKGDSSAVDDMVGAMLLNISYLNTTVKGEVVNQNMEPVSGALVSLWDESVNPGVVMAQTSTAADGSYQFINVDNGLTVNIKSISSDGSLQGQLPGNLTLPPNVTTDPLRVEVSAERIMLVPSDDTSPFVIGISPENNFDISPTNLQIVYTFSEPIKQTVYTEVDASTPIGNHTMLDDIVLNFVGMKKTDAAVNFSMQWDPTHSQLTISPQGLVGSARYSLDMTTVFNSGKITDAAGNVLVNNPQIIGDFEVLNFTTSGGSPMPAVPAVSRRYVPGYFGNLDYDGGAVGLEWSYDVNARSYNVYRSVNGSPYQLDANDVYAIQFSENIGSLVVPLGATNPLSAGSVSYKVTAVSKDLVETQASAVVTVTDNVNPRLLNATVAPAGGTNNWIYTLSFSEPLDVSEAEKVSSYSIVNTGTVTFTKTAANYVGYSGGNYVVELSVTTSAALPVGYTIDAVGVIDLAGNAMDQTAHSYTF, from the coding sequence ATGGTTAAGCATTATTTATCACTTTTAAAACTGATTGTTCTGATTGTGATTGTCTCGATGGCGGGATGCAGCAAGAATTCTTCTACGCCACTATCTCCATCCGGACAAACCACCCAGCCGAAGGGAACTATCACAGGTCTTATTCGGAACTGGGTTACAAATGAGCCGGTGCCTCTTGCAAAGGTGTCGATTGGATATGATGGTACGGTTCAATCAACCACCTCCGACAGTGCGGGACAATTTTCTTTTTCCGGTGTCCCGGCAGGACAGTATCAGGTCGCGGGCGCCGGGGCGATATTCTCCGGTTCTTATACCGTAACGATTTCGATGGCCAAATATAATTCTTCGCAGAAGGATTCGACAAAAAAATACCGGGATTATTACTATAGAACGGCAACAATTTCGTTTACCTCTCTTATAAAGGGCGACTCTTCAGCAGTAGATGATATGGTGGGAGCCATGCTGCTCAACATATCTTATCTGAATACGACGGTGAAAGGAGAGGTAGTGAATCAAAACATGGAGCCTGTCTCGGGTGCTTTGGTCTCATTGTGGGATGAAAGTGTGAATCCAGGAGTTGTCATGGCTCAAACCTCAACGGCTGCGGATGGATCATATCAATTCATAAATGTGGATAACGGCTTGACGGTTAACATAAAGTCGATCAGCTCAGACGGCTCTCTGCAGGGACAGCTTCCTGGCAATCTCACACTTCCTCCGAACGTAACGACCGATCCTCTTCGCGTCGAAGTTTCTGCGGAACGGATCATGCTCGTACCATCTGACGACACAAGTCCGTTCGTCATCGGAATAAGCCCGGAGAATAACTTTGATATTTCTCCGACTAATCTTCAGATTGTCTACACATTCTCGGAGCCGATCAAACAAACCGTGTATACGGAGGTTGACGCTTCAACTCCGATCGGCAACCATACGATGCTTGATGACATAGTGCTGAACTTCGTCGGGATGAAGAAAACAGATGCCGCAGTCAATTTTTCAATGCAGTGGGATCCGACACATAGCCAGCTCACGATTTCGCCTCAAGGCCTCGTTGGCTCGGCACGGTACAGTCTCGACATGACTACAGTATTTAACTCTGGAAAGATTACCGATGCCGCCGGTAATGTGCTGGTCAATAATCCGCAGATCATCGGCGATTTCGAGGTTCTTAACTTCACCACGAGCGGCGGTTCGCCTATGCCGGCTGTGCCGGCTGTCTCTCGTCGATACGTACCAGGTTATTTCGGTAATCTCGATTACGATGGAGGAGCCGTTGGCCTGGAGTGGAGCTATGATGTAAACGCAAGAAGCTATAACGTTTACAGGAGCGTAAATGGAAGTCCTTACCAGCTGGATGCAAATGACGTCTATGCAATTCAATTCTCGGAAAATATCGGTTCGCTCGTTGTGCCGCTTGGTGCGACCAACCCTCTGAGTGCAGGCTCGGTCAGTTATAAAGTGACCGCCGTCAGTAAAGATCTCGTTGAGACTCAGGCGAGCGCCGTCGTCACGGTTACTGATAATGTTAATCCGAGATTGCTCAACGCGACAGTTGCTCCTGCCGGCGGCACGAACAACTGGATTTACACGTTGAGCTTTTCGGAACCATTAGACGTCTCCGAGGCGGAAAAAGTCAGTAGTTATTCGATCGTGAATACAGGCACGGTTACTTTCACGAAGACTGCCGCGAACTACGTCGGTTATTCAGGCGGCAACTACGTTGTTGAGCTTTCCGTAACCACGAGCGCAGCACTACCGGTTGGTTATACCATAGATGCAGTGGGGGTGATAGATCTTGCTGGCAACGCTATGGACCAAACAGCACACAGTTATACATTCTGA